The following are encoded in a window of Francisella tularensis subsp. tularensis genomic DNA:
- a CDS encoding IS630 family transposase (programmed frameshift): MPSYSQYFRDIVINKYEEGMTEFELSKFFNIDKRTVVSWIEFYKRTGDYSSKQGVGCGRVASFTDKTLIEQYLIDHPDASALDIKEALAPNIPRSTFYDCLNRLGFSFKKKTPKYKQRKEHERLEYIEKLKEIAQNLLFYIDEMGCDNKLSILRGWSLIGEPSYGEVLAYQTQRRSIVAGYNYADKKIIAPLEYSGYTNTEIFNQWFEEHLCPSLKPKTTIVMDNASFHKSSKLIEIANKFDVQILYLPPYSPDLNPIEKVWANFKKIFRKVNNSFEKFCDAISYVFNKILSD, encoded by the exons ATGCCATCATATAGCCAATATTTTAGAGACATCGTAATTAATAAATATGAAGAAGGTATGACGGAGTTCGAGCTGAGTAAGTTTTTTAACATAGATAAGCGTACAGTTGTTTCATGGATAGAGTTTTATAAAAGAACCGGAGATTATAGTTCAAAGCAAGGAGTTGGTTGTGGCAGAGTCGCTAGCTTTACCGATAAAACATTGATTGAACAGTATTTGATAGATCATCCAGATGCAAGTGCATTAGATATAAAAGAAGCATTAGCCCCTAATATTCCAAGAAGTACATTTTATGATTGTCTTAATAGACTTGGTTTTAGTTTTA AAAAAAAGACTCCAAAATATAAGCAAAGAAAAGAACATGAAAGGTTGGAGTATATAGAAAAACTAAAAGAAATAGCTCAAAACTTGTTATTTTATATAGATGAGATGGGGTGTGACAATAAGCTTTCTATCCTAAGAGGATGGTCACTAATTGGTGAGCCTAGTTATGGTGAGGTTTTAGCATATCAAACACAAAGAAGAAGTATTGTTGCTGGATATAATTATGCAGATAAAAAGATTATAGCTCCATTAGAGTACAGTGGATATACCAATACTGAAATTTTTAATCAATGGTTTGAGGAACACTTATGCCCATCATTAAAACCTAAAACTACTATAGTAATGGATAATGCTAGTTTCCATAAATCCTCTAAGCTGATTGAAATAGCCAATAAATTTGATGTACAAATATTATATCTACCTCCGTACTCTCCAGATTTAAATCCTATTGAAAAGGTTTGGGCTAACTTTAAAAAAATATTTAGAAAAGTGAATAATAGTTTTGAAAAATTTTGTGATGCTATCTCTTATGTGTTTAACAAAATACTCTCGGATTAA